One window of the Babesia bovis T2Bo chromosome 2, whole genome shotgun sequence genome contains the following:
- a CDS encoding Vacuolar sorting protein 9 (VPS9) domain family protein has protein sequence MMESFHSDVQDTSGDLLNLDGTDSSPISVVPVDRYDYHVPSFDISTDGLAEDDDSGVVISSLSIDYPEELHSSLGPVSDRNVGNTPVTNLNRTSDAGRGAYELVELPVIHNVRGNSVDSTFNDAINDTATPSKSLTPYNKFLERLKDESCIEIIRAVKGLLAMSLGTMSRSEAAAVVHNFIDIYTPRLLSTDPFVSLSEDERLESVEFFEKFTMQKLYSQCYSMDPNDRIEDERLWIKIRCLDWIEPQHLEISSKVDSELLKGAQEQLHNISKFKAPRDKMFGILNTCRLVVHALEGTGTSPASADDALPLLIYVTIRANPHELWSSIEFIQHFRHPSRHISEEAYAFTLLLSAIEYIKCIGTTTHFKMDIDEFNRRFSEAQEPYMSRLEKLQESQRVRDSGRSLTGSVMLRGTSVLAQLKRIAHPALLFKSVLFNNLAGSEIHEAIESLSALEVYMQDVPLVFTPDGDLTDVSAALLSDWRALTAMRTTALETVSKVKGLLTKLSQ, from the exons ATGATGGAATCATTTCATTCCGATGTGCAAGACACTTCTGGTG ATTTATTGAATTTGGATGGTACTGATTCCAGTCCTATATCTGTTGTTCCGGTGGATAGATATGATTATCATGTTCCAAGTTTTGACATATCTACTGACGGTCTTGCTGAGGATGACGACTCTGGAGTTGTAATATCGTCTTTGTCTATAGATTACCCGGAGGAGTTGCATTCCTCGTTAGGTCCGGTTTCCGATCgcaatgttggtaacaCTCCTGTTACCAATCTTAATCGCACAAGTGATGCTGGCCGTGGTGCCTATGAGCTTGTAGAGTTACCAGTTATCCACAATGTTCGTGGTAATTCTGTCGACTCTACTTTCAATGATGCTATAAATG ACACGGCTACTCCATCAAAATCTTTAACTCCGTACAATAAGTTTCTTGAGCGTTTAAAGGATGAATCCTGTATTGAGATAATTCGTGCTGTTAAAGGGTTATTGGCTATGTCCCTTGGCACCATGTCACGTTCTGAGGCGGCTGCTGTCGTTCACAACTTTATTGACATCTACACTCCTCGTTTGCTATCAACAGATCCCTTCGTTTCGTTATCTGAGGATGAGCGTTTGGAGAGTGTTGAATTTTTTGAGAAGTTTACTATGCAGAAGTTATATTCCCA ATGCTACAGCATGGATCCTAATGATCGTATAGAGGACGAGCGTTTATGGATTAAGATTCGTTGTCTTGACTGGATTGAGCCACAGCACCTTGAGATCTCATCTAAGGTAGATTCTGAATTGCTTAAAGGCGCCCAGGAGCAGTTACACAACATATCTAAATTTAAGGCGCCTCGTGACAAGATGTTCGGTATATTGAATACATGTCGTTTAGTAGTTCATGCTTTAGAGGGTACTgg CACTTCTCCTGCATCGGCTGATGATGCTCTTCCGTTATTGATATATGTAACAATCCGTGCTAATCCTCATGAGCTTTGGTCTTCCATTGAGTTTATACAGCATTTCCGTCATCCCAGTAGACACATATCTGAGGAGGCTTATGCTTTTACTTTACTTCTGTCTGCTATAGAGTACATTAAGTGCATAGGGACCACTACtcattttaaaatggaCATTGACGAGTTCAACCGTCGTTTTTCCGAGGCTCAGGAGCCGTATATGTCTCGTTTGGAGAAGTTACAGGAATCGCAGCGTGTTCGTGACAGCGGACGATCTCTTACTGGCAGTGTTATGCTTCGTGGCACATCGGTGTTAGCGCAGCTCAAGCGTATAGCTCATCCTGCTTTATTATTCAAGAGTGTATTATTCAACAATCTTGCCGGCTCGGAGATTCACGAGGCCATTGAATCACTATCTGCTTTAGAAGTGTATATGCAGGATGTGCCTTTAGTGTTCACTCCCGACGGTGATCTCACTGATGTTAGTGCCGCCCTGTTGAGTGATTGGCGCGCTCTTACGGCAATGCGCACTACGGCTTTGGAAACAGTATCTAAAGTCAAGGGTTTACTCACCAAACTTTCTCagtaa
- a CDS encoding Histone-binding protein RBBP4 or subunit C of CAF1 complex family protein, producing MEKQNTMEEDVVDIMDTEVPDIVEENMEDDSEEMENNKAPLVWTKDIRPLKEDEVLEVSPGCYDMLHTITVDWPCLSFDVFADELGACRVQFPHTCYVIAGTQPDGNSKKEAAIHLMKWSNLSNNEAMDLTDDESDEESEAVLKCSSIRHPGIVNRIRCCPQSNRLVCTMADTGKVHIWDVDDQKRRLDDKGNENYMEKGKPIYTCSAHKTEGYAVGWSHVNTGALATGDCNGVIVLWNPVEANWNNVEYFKAAQSVEDIQWSPKDDHIFASACCDGYVRLHDTRTPKNPVASIVVCDGEIKDVNSIAWNHNQNNLLATGDDTGAGTIFDLRFPEEHVAKLIWHKEPITSIAWHPTDPAVCIASSRDDSVSIWDMSVESESVDELQESEQKIPQQLMFLHMGQTEITEVMFHKQIPGVAITTSVDGFNIFKCINID from the exons ATGGAAAAACAGAACACGATGGAAGAGGATGTAGTAGATATCATGGATACGGAG GTACCAGATATTGTAGAAGAAAATATGGAAGATGATAGTGAAGAAATGGAAAACAATAAGGCACCTTTAGTATGGACAAAGGATATACGACCACTCAAGGAAG ATGAAGTGCTTGAAGTGTCACCGGGGTGCTACGATATGTTGCATACAATTACAGTTGATTGGCCATGCCTTTCATTTGACGTTTTTGCCGATGAATTGGGAGCTTGTAGAGTACAGTTCCCGCATACCTGCTATGTTATAGCAGGAACACAACCTGATGGAAACTCTAAGAAAGAAGCGGCAATACACCTCATGAAGTGGTCTAACCTATCAAACAATGAGGCCATGGACTTGACGGACGATGAAAGCGATGAAGAGTCTGAAGCAGTACTCAAATGCAGCAGCATACGACACCCAGGAATTGTAAATCGCATCAGATGCTGCCCCCAGTCGAACAGGCTTGTTTGTACAATGGCAGATACTGGAAAAGTACATATATGGGATGTAGATGACCAAAAAAGAAGGTTGGACGATAAAGGAAACGAGAATTATATGGAAAAGGGGAAACCCATATATACCTGTAGTGCCCATAAAACCGAGGGATACGCCGTTGGATGGAGCCATGTTAACACCGGAGCCCTGGCTACAGGAGATTGCAATGGCGTTATAGTACTCTGGAACCCAGTGGAAGCTAACTGGAATAATGTGGAATATTTTAAAGCAGCACAGTCAGTAGAAGATATCCAGTGGAGCCCAAAGGATGATCATATATTTGCATCTGCATGCTGCGATGGATATGTAAG ATTACACGATACAAGGACACCAAAGAACCCAGTAGCATCAATTGTAGTATGCGATGGCGAAATCAAAGATGTAAACTCTATAGCGTGGAACCATAACCAGAATAACCTGTTGGCCACAGGTGATGATACAGGGGCTGGAACTATATTCGATCTAAGATTCCCAGAAGAACATGTAGCCAAACTGATTTGGCATAAAGAACCCATCACGAGTATCGCATGGCATCCAACCGATCCAGCAGTGTGTATCGCAAGCTCAAGAGATGACTCAGTGTCCATATGGGACATGTCAGTAGAAAGTGAATCCGTAGACGAATTACAGGAATCAGAACAAAAAATACCGCAACAACTCATGTTCCTCCATATGGGTCAAACCGAAATAACAGAAGTCATGTTCCACAAACAAATACCAGGAGTGGCAATCACAACGTCAGTGGACGGgttcaacatattcaaGTGCATAAACATCGATTAA
- a CDS encoding PX domain family protein, whose translation MAEVMDLTTLRCSLQHNSNFRFSYNLHMKYMQSEWFMEKSFGDFELLQEALISQDFTDIPLLPDLQLSGGMDPMSDHNEVEASLEKFIWELLRRPDTRACIDVLSFCDLLRRLENAPPAVSSTLVTNTAPFRLSVCDVQYIREQGLLIVAYEEKTAMSKIGRVWSLIEPEILGSIRIYKMGKDTREDPVILFEKPFHCRIRGIQYVTKDYKLAIAKDDGTVEIFYLGDSASEFTSLGSVVLHSGPILSFDIDDGKGFTSGYDDSIRAFDVQRQATVSGGKLTRRLHGEKLLVSTAINPSTMLIGTSNNQVYTYFMKDDIPLFVDCCDIPAPLNIRKIYATPTNLFIAHGNCVSCFAYMRYPVETLRNRQASGISDTCSADREMSGINQSETLELSQASKSQSTSGTVRFPMSIRSAQFSIQSSESSFSTYQVYDVALRSKERQLLVAYDEVVAIWCIVKGVMLYSWYAHRHAQVHIVRVLEPEGLILTGGSDGEIRFWRLPPSSQLKLWTPIPA comes from the exons ATGGCGGAGGTGATGGATTTAACAACTCTACGCTGCTCTTTGCAGCATAATTCAAATTTCCGCTTTTCTTATAACTTAcacatgaaatatatgCAATCGGAATGGTTCA TGGAGAAGAGCTTTGGTGACTTTGAGTTGTTGCAGGAGGCGCTTATTTCTCAGGATTTTACTGACATTCCCTTACTTCCAGATCTGCAGCTCTCTGGAGGCATGGACCCTATGAGTGACCACAACGAGGTTGAGGCATCCCTGGAGAAATTCATTTGG GAACTACTTCGCCGTCCAGATACTCGTGCGTGCATTGATGTACTATCCTTTTGTGACTTACTACGTCGTCTGGAAAACGCTCCTCCTGCTGTTTCT TCAACTCTCGTAACTAACACGGCGCCATTCCGCCTTTCTGTTTGTGATGTCCAATACATCAGGGAGCAGGGTTTATTGATCGTTGCTTATGAG GAAAAAACTGCGATGAGCAAGATTGGGCGTGTATGGTCATTGATTGAGCCTGAGATTTTGGGTTCAATtcgtatatataaaatgg GCAAGGACACGCGTGAGGACCCCGTTATTCTGTTTGAGAAACCATTCCACTGTAGAATCCGTGGTATTCAATATGTCACCAAAGACTACAAACTGGCCATAGCCAAGGATGATGGCACTGTGGAAATCTTTTATTTGGGTGACTCCGCCTCCGAGTTTACCTCTCTAGGCAGTGTGGTTTTGCATTCCGGTCCTATATTATCGTTTGATATTGACGATGGCAAAGGTTTTACCAGTGGATATGATGACAGCATACGTGCTTTCGATGTACAGCGTCAAGCTACTGTGAGTGGTGGTAAGCTTACTCGTCGTTTGCATGGTGAGAAGCTGTTGGTATCCACTGCAATTAATCCAAGCACCATGCTGATCG GTACATCTAACAACCAGGTTTACACCTACTTTATGAAAGACGACATTCCTTTATTTGTGGATTGCTGTGACATTCCAGCGCCATTAAACATTCGTAAGATTTATGCTACACCAACTAATCTGTTTATTGCGCATGGCAATTGTGTATCTTGCTTTGCCTACATGCGATACCCGGTGGAAACTCTTCGTAATCGTCAAGCGTCAGGTATATCTGATACCTGTTCTGCCGATCGTGAGATGAGTGGTATAAATCAGAGTGAGACACTTGAATTATCTCAAGCTTCCAAATCGCAATCGACATCTGGGACTGTGCGCTTCCCTATGTCAATCCGATCGGCTCAATTTTCGATACAGTCTAGTGAGAGCAGCTTCTCTACATACCAGGTCTACGACGTTGCGCTACGATCAAAGGAGCGGCAGCTTTTGGTGGCTTATGAC GAGGTTGTTGCCATTTGGTGTATAGTGAAGGGCGTGATGTTATATTCATGGTATGCCCATCGCCACGCG CAGGTACACATTGTACGTGTCTTGGAGCCAGAAGGTTTAATTCTTACGGGTGGATCTGATGGTGAAATTAGGTTTTGGCGTTTACCTCCATCATCGCAGTTGAAGTTGTGGACTCCCATACCTGCCTAA
- a CDS encoding putative integral membrane protein: MIKCEVGYFWRLLLYCFVCTFVGPFYDNWVSVEKWLYREGAYIDMCPDVPDTATFADTWYCADQQVKVSMLLPICRVAETSMSFLIGIFMDFVGPRTTAIVGIILRTIGWSLMSFAVRKPGGLIASFVLLGTTTNFIVFPCLTIGLYNRKYRHPAVLVIGMCSCFACMLMKLKLMILETGFFTAKQINLWYTILLIFPHLLVCILLLPSDVKALEREEVEQIVILDEVASVKEGEMSTLTSDSVVRRESQTMRFDETHQTEVVPVHTKDFTAWTLRGFAEVLLKKEVFVSLLYFAFNFSSITHVQQVYSLVHHDDWLLLELNEYMVPLAVIPCIIFAFLYMFMKPIYILIFMNTIGLFMHLSAMGDGRALGIFLSITLVITYSILNTQVYNYLDGMFHRAYLGSVVGALNGMCGLWMFIQMLAVQYKTSRYEIVVVSGILAAMRFLFLLPYVYFMVTTLLAIRRTKKLESIDAKV, encoded by the coding sequence ATGATAAAGTGTGAAGTTGGTTATTTCTGGCGGTTGCTTCTTTATTGCTTCGTGTGCACTTTTGTCGGTCCGTTTTACGATAACTGGGTTTCTGTTGAGAAATGGCTCTACAGGGAGGGTGCTTACATCGATATGTGCCCGGATGTACCGGATACTGCTACATTTGCTGACACTTGGTACTGTGCCGACCAGCAGGTGAAAGTCAGTATGTTACTGCCCATATGTCGCGTTGCTGAGACCTCTATGAGTTTTCTGATTGGTATATTTATGGACTTTGTTGGTCCGCGTACCACTGCTATTGTTGGTATAATTCTCCGTACAATTGGTTGGTCATTGATGTCTTTTGCTGTTCGGAAGCCTGGTGGATTGATAGCTTCCTTTGTTCTCTTGGGTACAACTACTAACTTTATCGTATTTCCTTGTTTAACGATTGGACTGTATAATCGCAAGTACCGTCACCCTGCTGTGTTGGTGATTGGTATGTGTAGTTGTTTTGCATGTATGTTGATGAAGTTGAAGTTAATGATTCTAGAGACAGGATTCTTTACTGCAAAACAGATAAACCTTTGGTACACTATATTACTGATCTTTCCACATTTGCTGGTATGCATTTTGTTGTTACCCAGTGATGTCAAGGCCCTGGAAAGAGAGGAGGTTGAACAGATTGTCATCCTCGATGAGGTGGCATCTGTAAAGGAGGGCGAGATGTCTACATTGACCAGTGATTCTGTTGTACGGAGAGAGTCTCAGACCATGAGATTTGACGAGACACATCAAACTGAGGTTGTTCCTGTACATACTAAGGACTTTACTGCCTGGACACTCCGTGGTTTCGCTGAAGTGTTGCTTAAAAAGGAGGTTTTCGTTTcgttattatattttgcgTTTAACTTCAGCAGCATTACTCACGTCCAGCAAGTTTACAGTTTGGTGCATCACGATGACTGGTTATTATTGGAATTGAATGAGTACATGGTTCCACTTGCTGTGATTCCATGTATCATTTTTGCGTTTCTCTATATGTTTATGAAacctatatacatattgatatttatGAATACCATAGGTCTTTTCATGCACCTTTCGGCAATGGGTGACGGTCGTGCGCTTGGTATATTCTTATCCATCACCTTGGTTATTACCTACAGTATATTGAACACTCAGGTCTACAACTATTTGGATGGGATGTTCCATAGGGCTTATTTGGGTTCAGTTGTGGGTGCATTGAATGGTATGTGTGGTCTTTGGATGTTTATTCAGATGCTTGCTGTCCAGTACAAGACCAGTCGTTATGAGATTGTTGTTGTTAGTGGCATACTGGCTGCTATGCGTTTTCTTTTCTTATTGCCATACGTTTACTTTATGGTTACTACCCTTTTAGCAATACGGCGTACGAAAAAGTTGGAATCAATTGATGCTAAAGTTTAA
- a CDS encoding Major Facilitator Superfamily protein, producing the protein MKLNGIVRLVIYTGLTLCMSAFYDSWSSTTTLLVRFGVYRDVCVEPLEVPASPDIPLCDEQLQKISGLLSIFRISEFVTSIGVGVLMDVLGTKACMLLGISMRILSWLLLVYLPHYNWIMILACVICGISVNSIIFPVFTIARYLPRYQDMSMCVISASLSAGTYYVPIINGILSLMSNVDMPAFVWVKLLFTHMPWLVVTLFVFPHNLAKDVELNLKDSEYNVETDKNDDVKDMSSWNVQSLIRYILNMEVLIITLVFILNCVSFTFVQEAYTQVYANNKTAEHFNGIMVPSSFVFSLLFMWVVNRYGVVIVMLGLNIISMLSHVFMLSSSTVCGIFTSICISLAFSGFLTYYYILLEHIVDILYSGSIKGYLTTVGGLSLALNPLINFLVARYDTMSACNTVFVVIRACMILPILWLLKRETDRRKHMHAVKAEMHPSACTSRLDSSHSCHGGATCGCHAEVVHCHHGSHTAPADAACSTDDAHHVHTEPKATCNAECITISQGAMATEPVTEVTVDRMEKVGSNSADDKAIDIPGESQESDSKSPTDAPKELEV; encoded by the coding sequence ATGAAGCTTAATGGTATCGTTCGTCTTGTGATATACACGGGCTTGACGCTCTGCATGAGCGCCTTTTATGATTCTTGGAGTTCTACTACAACCTTGCTCGTCCGTTTTGGAGTATATCGCGATGTTTGTGTTGAGCCCCTGGAAGTTCCTGCATCACCTGATATTCCGCTTTGTGATGAGCAATTGCAGAAGATTAGTGGTTTGTTGAGTATATTCCGTATATCGGAGTTCGTCACTAGCATCGGTGTAGGAGTGCTTATGGACGTGTTAGGTACCAAGGCTTGTATGTTACTTGGCATTTCAATGCGTATATTATCTTGGTTACTTTTGGTTTACTTACCTCACTACAATTGGATAATGATTCTAGCCTGTGTCATTTGTGGTATATCGGTGAACTCCATTATTTTCCCAGTGTTTACCATTGCACGTTATTTACCTCGTTATCAGGATATGTCTATGTGCGTTATTTCTGCGTCTCTATCTGCTGGTACATACTATGTACCTATAATTAATGGCATTTTGTCATTAATGTCTAATGTTGATATGCCTGCATTTGTATGGGTCAAGTTACTCTTTACTCATATGCCTTGGTTGGTGGTAACTCTATTCGTCTTTCCTCATAATCTGGCCAAGGACGTCGAGTTGAACTTGAAGGACAGCGAGTATAATGTAGAAACAGATAAAAACGATGATGTGAAGGACATGTCATCTTGGAATGTGCAGTCACTTATTCGTTACATTCTAAATATGGAGGTGTTGATCATCACATTGGTTTTCATTCTTAACTGTGTGAGCTTTACATTTGTCCAGGAGGCTTACACTCAGGTATATGCTAACAACAAGACTGCGGAGCATTTTAATGGCATCATGGTTCCATCGTCatttgtattttcattACTATTTATGTGGGTGGTTAATCGCTATGGCGTTGTGATAGTGATGCTTGGTCTCAATATTATTTCCATGTTGTCTCATGTTTTCATGTTGAGTTCATCTACTGTCTGTGGTATATTTACCAGCATATGCATTTCATTGGCTTTCAGTGGTTTTCTGACgtattactatatattgcTTGAGCACATCgttgatatattgtacTCTGGTAGTATAAAGGGCTACTTGACTACGGTTGGTGGTTTATCGCTGGCTCTCAATCCACTGATTAACTTCTTGGTGGCTCGCTATGACACTATGAGCGCCTGTAACACGGTATTTGTAGTTATCCGCGCTTGTATGATTCTTCCAATTCTCTGGTTATTGAAGCGCGAGACTGATCGCAGGAAGCACATGCACGCTGTAAAGGCTGAAATGCATCCTTCTGCTTGTACATCACGTTTGGACTCATCTCACTCTTGCCATGGCGGTGCTACTTGTGGGTGCCATGCTGAGGTTGTTCATTGCCATCACGGGTCTCATACTGCACCAGCCGACGCTGCTTGTAGCACGGATGATGCTCACCACGTCCACACCGAGCCCAAGGCCACGTGTAACGCTGAGTGTATTACTATATCACAGGGAGCAATGGCTACTGAGCCCGTAACTGAAGTTACCGTTGATCGCATGGAGAAGGTAGGATCCAATTCTGCAGATGATAAAGCCATTGACATACCCGGTGAATCTCAGGAGTCGGATTCCAAATCACCAACAGATGCTCCCAAGGAGCTAGAGGTCTAA